The Blautia pseudococcoides genome segment TATGCTGTTTTCAGAATTTAAAGAGAGGTGCTCCGATGAGAAAATAATCTATTTTTTGAAAACATGTGGAAACTGGAAGAACGGTACGATTTCGTATCGAATGTTTGTCATGTTATCAGAAGATAGGCTATATTCGCAGGAGCCCTCTTTTTTTCTGTGCTGAGCGGCTTTATTTTTGCGCGGATATAAAAATCGTCTGGTAACAGGCGATTTTTTAATGGTGGCAGAGACATAGAGATAACGTCTCTGCGACTGCTGGGAGAGTGATTTTATTATGGCAAAAATAAGCGTATCAGGATTGACTTTTAGCTATGACGGAAGTTATGATGATGTATTTTGTGAGGCTTCCTTTATCTTGGATACCAATTGGAAATTAGGGCTTATGGGGCGGAACGGCAAAGGAAAGACCACACTGCTCAGACTGCTGATGGGACAGTATGCCTACAGGGGCAGTATCAGCAGTTCGGTTTTATTTGATTATTTTCCTTTTCAAATCAGGGAGGAGGAGATGGGACATGACACCATAGAGGTGATAGAAGGCATACAGCCTGATTATGAGCTGTGGAAAATCTGCCGGGAACTGGACCTGCTGCGTGTGGAGGCTGATATACTCTACCGCCCGTATGATACCCTGAGCCACGGGGAGCGCACGAAGGTCATGCTGGCTGTGCTTTTTTCCAGGGAGAGTTATTTCCTGCTTATTGATGAACCCACCAATCACCTGGATATGGAGACAAGGGAGCTTTTGTGTGATTATCTGAAAAAGAAAAAGGGATTTATACTGGTATCCCATGACAGGTGGCTGCTGGATTCCTGTATTGACCATGTGCTGGCACTGGAGAGAAACCAGATCGAGGTGGAAAAAGGAAATTTCAGTTCCTGGTGGGAGAATAAGCAGAAACGGGACCAGTATGAGATCTCTGAAAATGAGAAACTGAAACAGGAGATCAAGAAGATGGAGGAATCTGCCAGAAAAGCCTCTGCATGGGCAGAGAAGGCGGAGCGCTCGAAAATCGGATTCAATCCTTCGGTGGAGCATGACAGGTTTCTTGACACAAGGGCTTATATCGGAGAAAAAGCCAGACGTATGCAGCAGAGGAGAAAGAACCTGGAACGCAGGCAGCAGACGGCGATCAGGGATAAGGAACAGCTTTTGAAAAATCTGGAACAGCCGGTACAGCTCAGACTCACGCCCCTTACCCACCATAAGGAGACCTATGTCAGGGCAAAGGAGGCAGCCATCTCTTATGGCAGCACGCAGGTAATTGAAAATTTCAGCATGGAACTGAAACGCGGGGAGCGGATTTTACTGCAGGGAAAAAACGGATGCGGAAAATCCAGTGTCCTGAAAATGATTCTGCAGGATGCCGGAATCAGCGTTCCGGGTGTGGAGAACCTGTGCATCCGGGGACGGCACGAACTGGCGGCAGGGCTGGAAATCTCCTATATTAACCAGGATACCTCTTTCTTAAGGGGGAGCCTTGATGCGTATATGGAGCGGGAATCCATAGACGGCAGCCTGTTACGGGCTGTGCTTCGTAAGCTGGATTTTGAAAGGACACAGTTTGAAAAGAATATGGAAGAGTATTCAGAAGGCCAGAAAAAGAAAGTTCTCATAGCATCCAGCCTTCTGAAACCCGCCCATCTCTATATCTGGGACGAGCCATTGAACTATATTGATATATTCTCCAGAATGCAGATCGAGAATCTGATTCTGGAGTACGCGCCGACCATGCTGCTGGTGGAGCATGATAAGGACTTTGGGAGCCGCTGTGCCACCCAGGTAATTACGATTTAGAGGTCCGGGTATAATACTGACTTAATTCAGCAAATTTATCTGTAAGTATTCCGGTGGACCAGTCATACATTTGAGTGGTTTCATATTGTCTGTAAGTGTATTCCTGGGCAACCAGTACCATCAGATAGATATCATACCAGAGCGCCCGAAGATATTCTTGGGAAGATAAAGTTTCCCTGCCGTAACCGGAGAGGAAATCAGGGTCCTGTCCGTAGGTGCGGAACCCCACTTCCATCAAAGGGTCTGCCCACAGGCTGCGTTCCCAGTCGATCAGGCCGGTGATGCTGCTGTTTTTTACGAATATATTGCCGTCCCATAAGTCCCAGTGCACCAGACAGGGAACCGTAACCTGTTCAAACACGGTCCTGCTGTTTTCAAGAAAGCGCTTCAACAGAGGCACAGAGATTTTTAAATCTATGGACATGGCTTCTGCATCCGAAAATGCCATTTCCATCATACGGCAAAATACGGTATACCAGTTCTTGTCCTGCATAGGAGGCTGGCAGATATAGCCAAAGGATTCTCCGGTGATGTTGTTTATTTTCCGGTTCAGCATTCCGGAATCTTTCCGGATCTTCTTTTTGTCAGAGTCCGGTATGGAGTCTCCCAATGAGGACAGGCTGTTTCCCTCCAGCTTTTCCATAAAAAAGTAGGGGGAACTGCAAAGGGTAAGACTGTCATCAAAAAAGAGGATCTCTGCCACAGGCACATCCGTCTTTTGGGCAGCAAGCCTCATGGCGGTTACCTCGCTATACATAATGTTTTTTTCATAAGACATAATGCGCGCATCTTTTGGAGGGGCAATTTTCAGGACACTTTCCCGGCCGCTGTCAAAAAGCAGAAGGTATGCCACATTGAAATAACCTTCGGTCAGTTCCTGGATTTTGGTGCAGGTCTCACCGGGAAAGGCTTTCTGTGCCATTTGCAGCAGGGTTTCCCGGGACTGTGTGTTTTTCGTCATACTTATCATACTATTACCTCACAATTTATTTTTTTGGTATATCCGGACCGCCCAGGCAGCGGCCGCAAGGTCGCTTACGACACAGGCAGTAAAGAGAAAGGTTATATTTCCCAGAAAGCCTGCCGCCAGCAGGACGGGGAGCTGGATAAAACAAATGCTTCCAACAGAGAGCAGAAACGCCGTCCGTGCATTTCCGGTGGACTGGAAATATGCAGCAGCAGTCTGGACAAAGCCTTTTACGCAGAAGGAAAGACTTAGGATTCGGAGGGCCTGCATTCCAATCATACGGATCTCTTCCTGGCTGGTAAAAAGGCGGAAGACCAGGCCTGCCCCGGCAAGGGAGAAAAGTGTGATGGCAAGGCCATAGACAAAGTCTGCCTGAAAAGCACAGCGGACAGTGTCCCGTACTCTTTTATAGTTTCTGTCCCCGTAATTATAGCCGATGATAGGCTGTATCCCCTGCATGATGCCCGTAAATGGCGTGAAGAGGACAGAAGTGATACGGCTTAGAATAGCGTAGGCTCCAAGTGCCATAGGGCCGCCTGCTGCACGCAGCATGTGGTTAAATACCGTGATGATCAGGCTGCTGCCCAGATTATTCAAAAAGGAAGGCAGGCCCACAGAGATGATCTCCCCTGCAAGGGCTCTGTGAAAACGGATGTGGCGTATGGAAATGCGGCACGGTGTCTTCTTCCTGATGAAAAAATAATACAGACTGGTAAGCATGGAAACCATCTGGGAAGCCAGGGTTGCCAGGGCAGCTCCGGAAATCCCCATGTGGAAAACATAGATAAAAATCGGGTCCAGCACCATATTCAGCAAGACGGGAAGGGACCACTGCAGGGTGGAGTAGGAGATATCTCCGTTTGCCCGCATGACGCCGGAAAATCCTGTGCTGATCAGAGTTCCCGCCAGCAAAATCTTGCCGTAATCCCGTATGTAGGGGAGTATCTGCCCGGCAGCCCCCAAAAGTCTTATAAGCGGCTCAAACAGGCTTAAACCCACAAAGGTGATCAGTCCTGCGCAGACGATCCAGAGGAAGAACATGCAGCCAACAGCATCGGCAGCTTTATCCTGTTCTTTTGCTCCCAGTTTTCTTGAAAGGACAGAGCCGGTCCCTGTGCCGACCGTGGTGGTGATCCCCCCGATCAGGACAGTGACAGGGGAGAAGACCCCAACGGCTGCGCTGGCGTATCCCCCCACACCCCGGGATACATAGAAGGCATCGGTCAGGCCGTACATACTGTATAATATCAGTGAAAATGTGGTCTGGGTACACAGGGTGAGCAGCAGACTCTTCAGAGGCTGTTTTCCCAAACGGTTTTCTGTCATTGTTATCACCGCCTTTGAATCGTTTCCTTATGGTATCAGTATACAAAAAAACGATTAAAATATCTATATTTTTATTCATGACAGTAGAAGTTTGTGCAGCTTGCCTTCTACTGTTTGAAAGGAGCATATATGAACTATATTAAAATCACAGACGCTTATGAGGGATGTCTGAAAAATATTTCCCTGGAAATACCGAAAAATAAACTGGTGGTCTTCACCGGGTTATCAGGTTCCGGGAAGTCCACACTGTTAATTGACGTCCTGTTTCATGAGTGCCAAAGGCAGTACTTGGAAGCCATGGCTTTACAAGGGATCCGCAAACCGAAGGTGGGACGGATACAGGGGGCCTCCCCCGCCATAGTAATCCTACAAACCGCCATGAACCGCAATCCCCGCTCCACAGTGGGAACCATGACGGATGTTTACACAGACCTGCGGATGATTTATGAAAAGCTGGGTGTGAGAACCTGTCCCCACTGCGGCGAGGTGATCTCATCCGCTGACTGTAAGGAGGAAACAGAGAAAATAGGAAACGATTTTTATGTCTATATGTACTGCAGCCGGTGCGGCAGGCGAATGGATAAAATCACACGCACCTATTTTTCTTTTAATACCAGGGAAGGCGCATGTCCCGCCTGTGAAGGGCTTGGCAGAGTACATACCATAAAAAAAGAGCAGGTAGTAGATGAAACGTTGTCTCTGGAGGAAGGGGCTGTGTGTTACTTTGAGAAACAGTATGGAAAATACCAGTTTTCTGTACTTCAAAAAGCATTTGCCTACTATGGACTAAAACAGGATATCACTTTGCCGGTACAGCAGTTTAGCAGAGAGCAGAAAGCGATTTTATATGAAGGGGCAGACAGCAGTGCGGTAAAAGCGTTTTTCCCTGATCGTAAGCCGCCCAAAAGTGTTTCTCTGGGCAGATTTGAAGGCGTATACCCCATATTGCGGAGGCGTCTTGCAGAGAAAAACGGGGATACAAAGCAGCTGGGAGATTATTTTGATGTGGTGGAATGTCCCGAATGTAAAGGGGAACGGCTGGGGGAACTGAGCCGGAAGGTAACCGTGCATGGGATTCGTCTCCCGGAGATATCCCGGTTTTCTCTTGAAAAATTATACACATGGATACAGGAGCTGGGGGATTCCCTTACAAATCAGGAAAAAGAATTGGTGGAGGATTATCTGACGGATATAGAGACAAAACTTGGCCGTTTTATAAAGGCGGGACTTGGATATCTCTCCCTGGACCGCCAGATCATCACTCTGTCCGGAGGGGAGATGCAGCGGCTGCGTCTGGCAGCAGCCCTGGATTCTGAACTCTCCGGGATCATATATATCCTGGATGAGCCCACAGCAGGACTTCACCCAAAAGATACAAAAGGGCTGATGGATATTCTGGAAAGACTCCGTGACATGGGAAATACAGTGCTTGTCATTGAACATGATGTGGATGTTTTGTCAGGCGCGGACTACGTCATTGATATGGGACCAGGTGCGGGAAAATATGGCGGTGAGGTGATCGCAGCAGGAACCATGTCTGACCTTATGCGGCAGAGCGCCTCTGTGACAGGAAGATACCTTCAGGCGCCTCAGCCGGGCAGGACGAAATACAGAGTTCCTGACGGGGCAATACACATTGAAAATGCAGATACCTATAATTTAAAGCATGTATCCGTGGATATCCCCACAGGCTGTATTGTCTCGGTCACCGGACCTTCGGGTTCCGGAAAATCAACGCTTATTTTTGAGGTGCTGGCAAAGGGAAATCCGGATGGGACGCATAACCGGGTTTCGGGACTTGACAGATTTGAGCAGATTGCAGAGATAGACCAGTCAGCAGCTGCCAGGATGAAACGGTCCAACGTGGCTACATTTTCAGAAGTCTATACGGAGATCCGGACAGTATTTGCCAGGACAGAGGAGGCAAAAAGCGCCGGCTTTTCGGCAAAATATTTTTCTTTCAACACATCCGGCGGCAGATGTGAAAACTGTGAAGGGCTTGGGTATGTGGAGAATAATATGCTGTTTTTTGCTGATACAGAAGTCATATGCCCGGTCTGTAACGGAAACCGTTTTAACAGGGAAGTGCTGGATGTGACGTACAGAGGGTATTCTATCAAAGATATTCTGGATCTGTCCGTGGAGGAGGCCTGCGAAGTTTTTCTGGGCCATAAAAAGATCACGGGAATCTTGGCTCTATTGCAGGATGTGGGACTTGGCTATCTGCAGCTTGGCCAGCCTTTGACTACCTTATCCGGCGGTGAAGGACAACGGCTGAAGCTTGCAAAGGAATTGATCGGGAACCGCGGCCAAAAACAGTGCCTGTATCTCATGGATGAACCTACTACAGGCCTGCATCCAAAGGATATTGAGCATTTTCTGGCACTGCTTGACCGGCTGGCTGATGCGGGAAATACCGTGGTTGTGGTTGAACATAACCAGCAGGTGATCAGAAACAGTGACTGGGTGATCGACCTTGGCCCCGAGGGAGGGGATAAGGGAGGCATTGTCATTTTTGAGGGAACCCCGGAAAAGATGAAAGCATGCGGCACAGGCATTACCGCGGAATACCTGTAAAAATATCCCCCTGAAACCAGCAGGCCGCTGCCGTTTCAGGGGGATAGAGGAATCGAATACAAACCGTAACACAGGAGTATAGGAAGCAAAAAGGCGGCCAGTAAGCACATCATAGATACGTGGTTACAAACTGTCAAGTGAAACTTCCCCAAGAGCATCGTGCGTATCAGCAGGTATGATACAGGACAGCAGGGCTTTCTGCGGCGCGGGCAGATATTTATCCTTATGCCACACAGCAAAAAGTTCATTTTCCAGGGAAAGGCCTTTCACATCCAGGGAGATAAGGGAGCCGTTCTTTAGATCATTTTTGATCAGAATGTGGGGAAGAACGGCTATTCCCAGCCCTGCTTTTGCCGCTTCGATCAGGGCTGGGGAATTGACGCTGACCCACAGCGGGCGTATGCTGTGGCCGGATAACAGAAGCGTGCTGTCCAGTACATCGCGGATAGCACTTCCCGTTTCACGCAGCAGCAGATTTTCTGAACAGAAAGATTCCATATCCATAGAAGTACAAGCGCAGGGATATTGGGGGGAACAGACTATCTGCAGAGAATATCTGTCAAAGGAGGCATGGGAAAAAGGCCCCTGAGGAACGGAACCCTCCAACAGAGCGAAATCGGCTTTTCCCTTTCGTAGCGTTTCCAGTGCATTGGCAGCGCTTACTACTTCCACCTGAACGGCCACCCCGGGCCACTGCCTTTTGAAATCCGCCAGTATTTTTGGAAGCCAGTGGATCGCTATGGTGATGCTGGATACCAGATGGATGGGGGCCTGTTCTTCCAGATTTTTTATGCGGCTGTCCAGGCATTCACAGGCAGCCAGCACGGGCAGGATCTCATCCAGGAGAAGTTCCCCGCTTCTGGTGAGCTGGACCCGTTTGGAGAGTCTGTCAAACAGCGGAGTCCGGGCATATTCCTCCAGCTCTCTTACCGCATGGGAGACCGCGGACTGGGTGATGTATAATCTCTGGGCAGCTTTTGTGAAATTCTTTGTCTCTGTTACCGCCTTGAATATATAGAGATGGCGCAGGGTCATCATAGTAGTCTCCTCCTAATCTATCATGAATAAAATTAATGATTATCACAATATTATATCGTTTTACAGATTGATATACAAGCGTTATACTAATCTTTCAGGGAGGATATGGATATGAGAGAAAAAATAAAGCTTTGCCTGTGGCTGGCGTATATCAATCTGTTTATCAGTGCATTTACATTTGGCGGCGGTTATGTGGTGGTACCCATGATACGGAAGTATTTTGTACAGAAAAGAAAGCTCTTTGATGAGGAGGAACTGATCCGCATGGCAGCCATTGCCCAGTCCACCCCTGGGGCCATTGCTGTCAATATGGCATCCCTGGCAGGATATCGGGCAGCGGGAATGGCCGGGCTTGTAATCAGCGGCATCTGTTCTGTCATCCCGCCTCTGGTCATTCTGGCAGTTGTTTCAAAATGGTATGCCGTGGTGGCTGCCAATACCATCATAGCTGCTGTGCTCAAAGGGATGCAGGCAGGTGTTGCGGCCCTGATCGTGGATTTTGTGGTGGATATGACCCGTGCCGTACTGGGGGAGCGCTCCCTTTTTCTAAGTACCATGACGGTTGCTGTGTTTGTCATTAGTTTTTTGACGGATACCAACATTGCGATGATACTGTTGGTGTGCTGCGGCCTTTGCGCCGGACGTGTGTGGTTTAGAAAGAGAGGTGAGATATATGGGTAAGCTTATCCGGCTTGCAGTGACCTTTTTCCAGATAGGGCTGTTAAGTATCGGGGGAGGGTATGCCATTATCCCTATGATCCAGGAGCAGGTGGTGGAGCGGTTTTCATGGGTATCCCAGAAGACCTTTACGGATATTATCACCATATCGCAGATGACACCCGGGCCTCTGGCTGTGAATACTTCCACTTTTATCGGCATACAGATTGCAGGGATACCGGGAGCGGTACTGGCAACATTCGGATGCGTCATATCCGGCATCAGTATTTCTGCTTTTTTGTACAGGCTGTTTCAGCGTTTTCAGAAGTCGGAGTATATCATGGAACTATTGAGCGGCCTGAAGGCAGCCTCTCTTGGCCTGATCATATCTGCTGCCGTGACGATCCTTCTTTTGTCTTTTACAGGTACCTCTGTGATATCTGAGATCAGAACAGCAGACTGGACAGCAGCGGCAATTTTTTTGTGTTCTCTGTTCGTATTGAGAAAATGGAAATTAAATCCTATCGCAGTAATGATCGGCACAGGGATTG includes the following:
- the abc-f gene encoding ribosomal protection-like ABC-F family protein, with the translated sequence MAKISVSGLTFSYDGSYDDVFCEASFILDTNWKLGLMGRNGKGKTTLLRLLMGQYAYRGSISSSVLFDYFPFQIREEEMGHDTIEVIEGIQPDYELWKICRELDLLRVEADILYRPYDTLSHGERTKVMLAVLFSRESYFLLIDEPTNHLDMETRELLCDYLKKKKGFILVSHDRWLLDSCIDHVLALERNQIEVEKGNFSSWWENKQKRDQYEISENEKLKQEIKKMEESARKASAWAEKAERSKIGFNPSVEHDRFLDTRAYIGEKARRMQQRRKNLERRQQTAIRDKEQLLKNLEQPVQLRLTPLTHHKETYVRAKEAAISYGSTQVIENFSMELKRGERILLQGKNGCGKSSVLKMILQDAGISVPGVENLCIRGRHELAAGLEISYINQDTSFLRGSLDAYMERESIDGSLLRAVLRKLDFERTQFEKNMEEYSEGQKKKVLIASSLLKPAHLYIWDEPLNYIDIFSRMQIENLILEYAPTMLLVEHDKDFGSRCATQVITI
- a CDS encoding phosphotransferase family protein; the encoded protein is MISMTKNTQSRETLLQMAQKAFPGETCTKIQELTEGYFNVAYLLLFDSGRESVLKIAPPKDARIMSYEKNIMYSEVTAMRLAAQKTDVPVAEILFFDDSLTLCSSPYFFMEKLEGNSLSSLGDSIPDSDKKKIRKDSGMLNRKINNITGESFGYICQPPMQDKNWYTVFCRMMEMAFSDAEAMSIDLKISVPLLKRFLENSRTVFEQVTVPCLVHWDLWDGNIFVKNSSITGLIDWERSLWADPLMEVGFRTYGQDPDFLSGYGRETLSSQEYLRALWYDIYLMVLVAQEYTYRQYETTQMYDWSTGILTDKFAELSQYYTRTSKS
- a CDS encoding MATE family efflux transporter: MTENRLGKQPLKSLLLTLCTQTTFSLILYSMYGLTDAFYVSRGVGGYASAAVGVFSPVTVLIGGITTTVGTGTGSVLSRKLGAKEQDKAADAVGCMFFLWIVCAGLITFVGLSLFEPLIRLLGAAGQILPYIRDYGKILLAGTLISTGFSGVMRANGDISYSTLQWSLPVLLNMVLDPIFIYVFHMGISGAALATLASQMVSMLTSLYYFFIRKKTPCRISIRHIRFHRALAGEIISVGLPSFLNNLGSSLIITVFNHMLRAAGGPMALGAYAILSRITSVLFTPFTGIMQGIQPIIGYNYGDRNYKRVRDTVRCAFQADFVYGLAITLFSLAGAGLVFRLFTSQEEIRMIGMQALRILSLSFCVKGFVQTAAAYFQSTGNARTAFLLSVGSICFIQLPVLLAAGFLGNITFLFTACVVSDLAAAAWAVRIYQKNKL
- a CDS encoding ATP-binding cassette domain-containing protein, encoding MNYIKITDAYEGCLKNISLEIPKNKLVVFTGLSGSGKSTLLIDVLFHECQRQYLEAMALQGIRKPKVGRIQGASPAIVILQTAMNRNPRSTVGTMTDVYTDLRMIYEKLGVRTCPHCGEVISSADCKEETEKIGNDFYVYMYCSRCGRRMDKITRTYFSFNTREGACPACEGLGRVHTIKKEQVVDETLSLEEGAVCYFEKQYGKYQFSVLQKAFAYYGLKQDITLPVQQFSREQKAILYEGADSSAVKAFFPDRKPPKSVSLGRFEGVYPILRRRLAEKNGDTKQLGDYFDVVECPECKGERLGELSRKVTVHGIRLPEISRFSLEKLYTWIQELGDSLTNQEKELVEDYLTDIETKLGRFIKAGLGYLSLDRQIITLSGGEMQRLRLAAALDSELSGIIYILDEPTAGLHPKDTKGLMDILERLRDMGNTVLVIEHDVDVLSGADYVIDMGPGAGKYGGEVIAAGTMSDLMRQSASVTGRYLQAPQPGRTKYRVPDGAIHIENADTYNLKHVSVDIPTGCIVSVTGPSGSGKSTLIFEVLAKGNPDGTHNRVSGLDRFEQIAEIDQSAAARMKRSNVATFSEVYTEIRTVFARTEEAKSAGFSAKYFSFNTSGGRCENCEGLGYVENNMLFFADTEVICPVCNGNRFNREVLDVTYRGYSIKDILDLSVEEACEVFLGHKKITGILALLQDVGLGYLQLGQPLTTLSGGEGQRLKLAKELIGNRGQKQCLYLMDEPTTGLHPKDIEHFLALLDRLADAGNTVVVVEHNQQVIRNSDWVIDLGPEGGDKGGIVIFEGTPEKMKACGTGITAEYL
- a CDS encoding LysR family transcriptional regulator → MMTLRHLYIFKAVTETKNFTKAAQRLYITQSAVSHAVRELEEYARTPLFDRLSKRVQLTRSGELLLDEILPVLAACECLDSRIKNLEEQAPIHLVSSITIAIHWLPKILADFKRQWPGVAVQVEVVSAANALETLRKGKADFALLEGSVPQGPFSHASFDRYSLQIVCSPQYPCACTSMDMESFCSENLLLRETGSAIRDVLDSTLLLSGHSIRPLWVSVNSPALIEAAKAGLGIAVLPHILIKNDLKNGSLISLDVKGLSLENELFAVWHKDKYLPAPQKALLSCIIPADTHDALGEVSLDSL
- a CDS encoding chromate transporter: MREKIKLCLWLAYINLFISAFTFGGGYVVVPMIRKYFVQKRKLFDEEELIRMAAIAQSTPGAIAVNMASLAGYRAAGMAGLVISGICSVIPPLVILAVVSKWYAVVAANTIIAAVLKGMQAGVAALIVDFVVDMTRAVLGERSLFLSTMTVAVFVISFLTDTNIAMILLVCCGLCAGRVWFRKRGEIYG
- a CDS encoding chromate transporter, encoding MGKLIRLAVTFFQIGLLSIGGGYAIIPMIQEQVVERFSWVSQKTFTDIITISQMTPGPLAVNTSTFIGIQIAGIPGAVLATFGCVISGISISAFLYRLFQRFQKSEYIMELLSGLKAASLGLIISAAVTILLLSFTGTSVISEIRTADWTAAAIFLCSLFVLRKWKLNPIAVMIGTGIVGLCVSMI